In Triticum urartu cultivar G1812 chromosome 6, Tu2.1, whole genome shotgun sequence, the following proteins share a genomic window:
- the LOC125515999 gene encoding aquaporin PIP2-5-like gives MAGAAQGKQSREAHGNNDIGVAKDYLDPPAVRLFDASELGQWSLYRAIIAEFMASLLFVYVSVATVIGHKRQTDAEACSGAGVLGIAWAFGGMIAVLVYCTAGISGGHVNPAVTFGLLLARKLSLPRAFLYTSAQCLGAICGAAMVRAVHGARYYELYGGGANEVAPGYSKAGGLLAEAAGTFVLVYTVFSATDPKRMARDTHVPVLAPLLIGFAVVVAHLATIPVTGTGINPARSLGAAVVYNNSKAWSEQWIFWVGPFSGAAVAMAYHQYILRGGAAAKPHFNFDNGFRRLGC, from the coding sequence ATGGCCGGCGCTGCACAGGGCAAGCAGAGTAGAGAGGCCCATGGTAACAACGATATCGGCGTCGCCAAGGACTACCTCGACCCTCCGGCGGTGCGGCTGTTCGACGCCAGCGAGCTTGGCCAGTGGTCCCTGTACCGCGCCATCATCGCCGAGTTCATGGCCAGTCTGCTCTTCGTCTACGTCTCCGTCGCCACCGTGATCGGCCACAAGCGGCAGACGGACGCGGAAGCGTGCAGCGGCGCCGGCGTGCTGGGCATCGCGTGGGCCTTCGGCGGCATGATCGCCGTCCTCGTCTACTGCACCGCCGGCATCTCCGGTGGCCACGTCAACCCCGCCGTGACGTTCGGGCTGCTGCTGGCGAGGAAGCTGTCGCTCCCCCGCGCCTTCCTCTACACGTCGGCGCAGTGCCTCGGCGCCATCTGCGGCGCGGCGATGGTCAGGGCCGTGCACGGCGCGCGGTACTACGAGCTCTACGGCGGCGGCGCCAACGAGGTCGCGCCGGGGTACTCCAAGGCGGGGGGGCTGCTGGCCGAGGCGGCCGGCACCTTCGTCCTCGTGTACACCGTGTTCTCGGCCACCGACCCGAAGCGCATGGCGCGGGACACCCACGTGCCGGTGCTGGCGCCGCTGCTCATCGGGTTCGCGGTGGTGGTGGCGCACCTGGCCACCATCCCCGTCACCGGCACCGGGATCAACCCGGCGAGGAGCCTGGGTGCCGCCGTGGTGTACAACAACAGCAAGGCGTGGAGCGAGCAGTGGATCTTCTGGGTCGGGCCGTTCTCCGGCGCCGCCGTGGCCATGGCGTACCACCAGTACATCCTCAGGGGCGGTGCCGCCGCCAAGCCACACTTCAACTTCGACAATGGATTCCGACGCCTCGGCTGTTGA
- the LOC125517593 gene encoding L10-interacting MYB domain-containing protein-like isoform X1 has translation MSSSGSAEWTNENTRIIVELFVKQVKAGNMPSTHLTPSAYDEVGKEFLMRTGLEYTPKQVRNKWTKLKREYNTFKKLKLRETGGGWDFEKNTVKQDNEWWKKAKVDLPGCGKFKKHGLRNEEGLRILFEDISVDGTDHWNPASGLPPPSSSALKTTLNVDEITDLDLEDDTEEQPSPTVASSSKVRLGVTIPEKNKKPKNAQVMQEEIRKISSIAQASLHIVSVFPKER, from the exons ATGTCGTCAAGTGGGTCTGCTGAATGGACCAATGAGAATACTCGGATTATCGTGGAGTTGTTTGTGAAACAAGTGAAGGCTGGAAACATGCCAAGCACTCATTTGACACCCAGTGCATATGATGAGGTGGGAAAGGAATTCTTGATGAGAACTGGACTTGAGTACACACCAAAGCAAGTGAGGAACAAATGGACCAAGCTAAAACGTGAGTACAACACATTCAAGAAGCTCAAGTTGCGCGAGACTGGAGGGGGTTGGGACTTTGAGAAAAACACTGTGAAACAAGATAATGAGTGGTGGAAAAAGGCAAAAGTT GACCTCCCAGGTTGTGGCAAGTTCAAGAAGCATGGACTTCGTAATGAAGAAGGTTTGCGCATCTTGTTTGAGGATATCAGTGTTGATGGCACTGACCATTGGAACCCTGCATCTGGTCTGCCTCCCCCCTCTAGTTCGGCATTGAAAACCACCTTGAATGTTGATGAAATCACCGATCTTGATTTGGAGGATGATACCGAAGAGCAACCTTCTCCGACAGTAGCTAGTTCATCTAAAGTGAGGCTTGGGGTCACGATTCCGGAGAAGAACAAGAAACCAAAGAATGCACAAGTGATGCAAGAGGAGATTAGAAAGATTAGTTCTATTGCCCAGGCTTCACTACACATCGTTTCAGTCTTTCCTAAAGAAAGATGA